In the genome of Monodelphis domestica isolate mMonDom1 chromosome 2, mMonDom1.pri, whole genome shotgun sequence, one region contains:
- the ORC1 gene encoding origin recognition complex subunit 1 isoform X1 — MRNGYFTRLKAKRDYSWVGYEAYDRKLHYKFYKSICVTSSGSNVKVQVNVGDFVFVEGHDDDNPYIAKLIKLCRDVSPEDAETNSHAMVQWFIRLSEIPISKRKLLGREPAAQEIFWFDDPPRDISVRSILGPVQVVALAPEEAIPSGQKDERTFYVKLSWDNKNFHPLAPELLAEMKKPRETSPPRNASPRGAGARRASTAERGIGRIESRHSISKSCPSREIRASRIPSSSTPPRARKRLDLSSPQRTPCKSPCTRPKSTQPKLPNSPCSFSGPTKRKMAFPETPSPCKKSRANGGIQALPAAPIEEIRIGPLRTSVEASPSMLLKPKRVASSDTSVLSSRRVKKTEEDQTNSPPRHRKQFLKSWRKTKEYLSTLGNYRCVSEDEDEYIVEEESSDSDYSTDEEETSTPHKLQKRQNITVVAQHSTRKSSVKTTPSKTPSKTPSKTPSKTPSKTRCKTPSKTPSKTPSKTPSKTPSKTRCKTPSKTPELRTPQIRRRKQKAQKPTNTLEEAQMRLHVSFVPESLPCREQEFQDIYSFVESKLLDRTGGCMYISGVPGTGKTAIVHEVVRCLQQAAHKEELPSFHYVEVNGMKLTEPHQAYVQILQKLTGQKATASHAAELLQRRFSRPAPSQETTVLLVDELDLLWTPKQDVLYNLFDWPTQRSARLVVLAIANTMDLPERMLMNRVASRLGLTRMSFQPYTYKQLQQIVVSRLEGVKALEEDAIQLVSRKVAALSGDARRCLDICRRATEICEFSSQKPDSLGLVKVAHILQAVEEMFSSSYIMAIRNASILEQGFLRAILAEFHRSGLEEATLQQVYHQHVALCRIEGLPHPTVSETMAVCSRLGSCRLLLVEPSRNDLLLRVRLNVSQDDVLYALKEE; from the exons ATGAGGAACGGCTACTTCACCAGGCTAAAGGCCAAACGAGATTATTCGTGGGTTGGCTATGAGGCCTACGACAGGAAACTTCACTACAAATTCTACAA AAGTATTTGTGTGACATCTTCAGGCAGCAACGTCAAAGTCCAGGTCAATGTAGGGGACTTCGTGTTTGTGGAAGGGCATGACGATGACAACCCATATATCGCTAAGCTGATCAAGCTTTGCAGGGATG TCTCTCCTGAAGATGCTGAGACCAACTCACATGCCATGGTCCAGTGGTTTATTCGCTTGAGTGAGATCCCCATCAGCAAGCGCAAGCTGCTGGGCCGAGAGCCTGCGGCCCAGGAGATATTCTGGTTTGACGACCCTCCCAGGGACATCAGTGTTAGGAGTATCCTTGGTCCAGTTCAG GTGGTGGCTCTGGCCCCAGAGGAGGCAATACCGTCGGGGCAGAAAGATGAACGGACGTTCTATGTGAAACTGTCCTGGGACAATAAGAATTTCCACCCCTTGGCCCCAGAGCTGCTCGCTGAGATGAAGAAGCCACGTGAGACGAGCCCTCCACGCAATGCCTCTCCCAGGGGGGCAGGAGCCAGGCGTGCCAGCACTGCGGAGCGGGGAATTGGACGGATAGAGTCACGGCATTCCATCTCCAAGTCCTGTCCCTCGCGAGAAATACGAGCTAGCCGGATCCCCAGTTCTTCCACCCCTCCCCGGGCTAGAAAGCGGCTGGACCTTAGCA GCCCCCAGAGGACACCCTGCAAGTCTCCCTGCACCAGGCCCAAGTCCACCCAGCCTAAGCTTCCAAATAGTCCCTGTAGCTTTTCAGGACCAACTAAACGGAAAATGGCCTTCCCTGAGACCCCTTCGCCTTGTAAGAAGTCTCGGGCCAATGGTGGAATTCAAGCCCTTCCTGCAGCTCCAATAGAGGAGATAAGAATCGGTCCTCTACGAACAAGTGTGGAGGCAAGCCCTTCCATGCTCTTGAAGCCAAAAAG GGTAGCTTCCAGTGATACCTCTGTACTTTCTAGCAGGAGAGTCAAAAAGACTGAGGAGGACCAGACCAATAGCCCACCAAGGCACAGGAAACAGTTTCTCAAGTCCTGGAGAAAAACTAAAGAGTATTTAAG TACATTAGGGAACTACAGATGTGTCTCCGAAGATGAAGATGAATACATAGTGGAAGAAGAAAGCTCTGACTCTGACTATAGCACCGATGAGGAGGAGACTTCCACACCCCACAAACTCCAGAAAAGACAGAACATCACGGTTGTTGCCCAACACTCAACCCGAAAGTCTTCTGTCAAGACCACTCCTTCCAAGACCCCTTCCAAGACTCCTTCCAAGACCCCTTCCAAGACCCCCTCCAAGACACGTTGCAAGACTccctctaagaccccttccaagACTCCCTCCAAGACCCCTTCCAAGACTCCCTCCAAGACACGTTGCAAGACTCCTTCAAAAACA CCAGAGCTCCGAACCCCCCAGATCCGCAGGCGCAAACAGAAGGCCCAGAAACCCACCAACACACTTGAAGAGGCGCAGATGAG GCTGCATGTCTCTTTTGTGCCTGAGTCTCTGCCTTGCAGGGAGCAGGAGTTCCAAGACATCTACAGTTTTGTGGAAAGCAAACTTCTGGACAGGACCGGAGG GTGCATGTACATCTCCGGGGTCCCTGGCACGGGGAAGACGGCCATCGTGCATGAGGTGGTTCGTTGCCTGCAGCAGGCTGCCCACAAAGAGGAGCTGCCCTCCTTCCACTACGTGGAGGTCAATGGCATGAAACTGACCGAGCCCCATCAGGCCTATGTGCAAATCCTGCAG AAACTGACCGGTCAAAAGGCCACAGCCAGCCATGCCGCCGAGCTTCTGCAGAGGCGATTCAGCCGGCCCGCACCCAGCCAGGAGACCACCGTGCTGCTCGTGGACGAG CTGGACCTCCTGTGGACCCCCAAACAGGACGTGCTGTACAACCTGTTTGACTGGCCCACTCAGCGCAGCGCCCGGCTCGTCGTCCTGGCCATCGCCAACACGATGGACCTGCCCGAAAGGATGCTGATGAACCGCGTGGCCAGCCGCCTG GGCCTCACCAGGATGTCCTTCCAGCCTTACACCTATAAACAGCTCCAGCAGATCGTCGTGTCCCGCCTGGAAGGCGTGAAGGCCTTGGAGGAGGACGCCATCCAGCTGGTGTCCAGGAAG GTGGCGGCCCTGTCCGGCGATGCCCGGCGCTGCCTGGACATCTGCAGGCGAGCCACAGAGATCTGTGAATTCTCCAGCCAAAAGCCAGATTCCTTGGGCCTGGTCAAGGTGGCCCACATCCTACAGGCGGTGGAAGAAATGTTTTCCTCCTCTTACATCATGGCCATCAG GAATGCCTCCATCCTGGAGCAGGGCTTCCTGAGAGCCATCCTTGCAGAATTCCACCGGTCAGGACTAGAAGAAGCGACACTTCAGCAG GTCTACCATCAGCACGTGGCCTTGTGCAGAATCGAGGGTCTGCCGCACCCCACAGTGTCCGAGACCATGGCTGTGTGCTCGCGCCTGGGCTCCTGCCGCCTCCTGCTAGTGGAACCCAGCAGAAATGACTTGTTACTGCGCGTACGCTTGAACGTCAGCCAGGACGATGTGCTCTACGCACTGAAAGAAGAATGA
- the ORC1 gene encoding origin recognition complex subunit 1 isoform X3, with protein sequence MRNGYFTRLKAKRDYSWVGYEAYDRKLHYKFYKSICVTSSGSNVKVQVNVGDFVFVEGHDDDNPYIAKLIKLCRDVSPEDAETNSHAMVQWFIRLSEIPISKRKLLGREPAAQEIFWFDDPPRDISVRSILGPVQVVALAPEEAIPSGQKDERTFYVKLSWDNKNFHPLAPELLAEMKKPRETSPPRNASPRGAGARRASTAERGIGRIESRHSISKSCPSREIRASRIPSSSTPPRARKRLDLSSPQRTPCKSPCTRPKSTQPKLPNSPCSFSGPTKRKMAFPETPSPCKKSRANGGIQALPAAPIEEIRIGPLRTSVEASPSMLLKPKRRVKKTEEDQTNSPPRHRKQFLKSWRKTKEYLSTLGNYRCVSEDEDEYIVEEESSDSDYSTDEEETSTPHKLQKRQNITVVAQHSTRKSSVKTTPSKTPSKTPSKTPSKTPSKTRCKTPSKTPSKTPSKTPSKTPSKTRCKTPSKTPELRTPQIRRRKQKAQKPTNTLEEAQMRLHVSFVPESLPCREQEFQDIYSFVESKLLDRTGGCMYISGVPGTGKTAIVHEVVRCLQQAAHKEELPSFHYVEVNGMKLTEPHQAYVQILQKLTGQKATASHAAELLQRRFSRPAPSQETTVLLVDELDLLWTPKQDVLYNLFDWPTQRSARLVVLAIANTMDLPERMLMNRVASRLGLTRMSFQPYTYKQLQQIVVSRLEGVKALEEDAIQLVSRKVAALSGDARRCLDICRRATEICEFSSQKPDSLGLVKVAHILQAVEEMFSSSYIMAIRNASILEQGFLRAILAEFHRSGLEEATLQQVYHQHVALCRIEGLPHPTVSETMAVCSRLGSCRLLLVEPSRNDLLLRVRLNVSQDDVLYALKEE encoded by the exons ATGAGGAACGGCTACTTCACCAGGCTAAAGGCCAAACGAGATTATTCGTGGGTTGGCTATGAGGCCTACGACAGGAAACTTCACTACAAATTCTACAA AAGTATTTGTGTGACATCTTCAGGCAGCAACGTCAAAGTCCAGGTCAATGTAGGGGACTTCGTGTTTGTGGAAGGGCATGACGATGACAACCCATATATCGCTAAGCTGATCAAGCTTTGCAGGGATG TCTCTCCTGAAGATGCTGAGACCAACTCACATGCCATGGTCCAGTGGTTTATTCGCTTGAGTGAGATCCCCATCAGCAAGCGCAAGCTGCTGGGCCGAGAGCCTGCGGCCCAGGAGATATTCTGGTTTGACGACCCTCCCAGGGACATCAGTGTTAGGAGTATCCTTGGTCCAGTTCAG GTGGTGGCTCTGGCCCCAGAGGAGGCAATACCGTCGGGGCAGAAAGATGAACGGACGTTCTATGTGAAACTGTCCTGGGACAATAAGAATTTCCACCCCTTGGCCCCAGAGCTGCTCGCTGAGATGAAGAAGCCACGTGAGACGAGCCCTCCACGCAATGCCTCTCCCAGGGGGGCAGGAGCCAGGCGTGCCAGCACTGCGGAGCGGGGAATTGGACGGATAGAGTCACGGCATTCCATCTCCAAGTCCTGTCCCTCGCGAGAAATACGAGCTAGCCGGATCCCCAGTTCTTCCACCCCTCCCCGGGCTAGAAAGCGGCTGGACCTTAGCA GCCCCCAGAGGACACCCTGCAAGTCTCCCTGCACCAGGCCCAAGTCCACCCAGCCTAAGCTTCCAAATAGTCCCTGTAGCTTTTCAGGACCAACTAAACGGAAAATGGCCTTCCCTGAGACCCCTTCGCCTTGTAAGAAGTCTCGGGCCAATGGTGGAATTCAAGCCCTTCCTGCAGCTCCAATAGAGGAGATAAGAATCGGTCCTCTACGAACAAGTGTGGAGGCAAGCCCTTCCATGCTCTTGAAGCCAAAAAG GAGAGTCAAAAAGACTGAGGAGGACCAGACCAATAGCCCACCAAGGCACAGGAAACAGTTTCTCAAGTCCTGGAGAAAAACTAAAGAGTATTTAAG TACATTAGGGAACTACAGATGTGTCTCCGAAGATGAAGATGAATACATAGTGGAAGAAGAAAGCTCTGACTCTGACTATAGCACCGATGAGGAGGAGACTTCCACACCCCACAAACTCCAGAAAAGACAGAACATCACGGTTGTTGCCCAACACTCAACCCGAAAGTCTTCTGTCAAGACCACTCCTTCCAAGACCCCTTCCAAGACTCCTTCCAAGACCCCTTCCAAGACCCCCTCCAAGACACGTTGCAAGACTccctctaagaccccttccaagACTCCCTCCAAGACCCCTTCCAAGACTCCCTCCAAGACACGTTGCAAGACTCCTTCAAAAACA CCAGAGCTCCGAACCCCCCAGATCCGCAGGCGCAAACAGAAGGCCCAGAAACCCACCAACACACTTGAAGAGGCGCAGATGAG GCTGCATGTCTCTTTTGTGCCTGAGTCTCTGCCTTGCAGGGAGCAGGAGTTCCAAGACATCTACAGTTTTGTGGAAAGCAAACTTCTGGACAGGACCGGAGG GTGCATGTACATCTCCGGGGTCCCTGGCACGGGGAAGACGGCCATCGTGCATGAGGTGGTTCGTTGCCTGCAGCAGGCTGCCCACAAAGAGGAGCTGCCCTCCTTCCACTACGTGGAGGTCAATGGCATGAAACTGACCGAGCCCCATCAGGCCTATGTGCAAATCCTGCAG AAACTGACCGGTCAAAAGGCCACAGCCAGCCATGCCGCCGAGCTTCTGCAGAGGCGATTCAGCCGGCCCGCACCCAGCCAGGAGACCACCGTGCTGCTCGTGGACGAG CTGGACCTCCTGTGGACCCCCAAACAGGACGTGCTGTACAACCTGTTTGACTGGCCCACTCAGCGCAGCGCCCGGCTCGTCGTCCTGGCCATCGCCAACACGATGGACCTGCCCGAAAGGATGCTGATGAACCGCGTGGCCAGCCGCCTG GGCCTCACCAGGATGTCCTTCCAGCCTTACACCTATAAACAGCTCCAGCAGATCGTCGTGTCCCGCCTGGAAGGCGTGAAGGCCTTGGAGGAGGACGCCATCCAGCTGGTGTCCAGGAAG GTGGCGGCCCTGTCCGGCGATGCCCGGCGCTGCCTGGACATCTGCAGGCGAGCCACAGAGATCTGTGAATTCTCCAGCCAAAAGCCAGATTCCTTGGGCCTGGTCAAGGTGGCCCACATCCTACAGGCGGTGGAAGAAATGTTTTCCTCCTCTTACATCATGGCCATCAG GAATGCCTCCATCCTGGAGCAGGGCTTCCTGAGAGCCATCCTTGCAGAATTCCACCGGTCAGGACTAGAAGAAGCGACACTTCAGCAG GTCTACCATCAGCACGTGGCCTTGTGCAGAATCGAGGGTCTGCCGCACCCCACAGTGTCCGAGACCATGGCTGTGTGCTCGCGCCTGGGCTCCTGCCGCCTCCTGCTAGTGGAACCCAGCAGAAATGACTTGTTACTGCGCGTACGCTTGAACGTCAGCCAGGACGATGTGCTCTACGCACTGAAAGAAGAATGA
- the ORC1 gene encoding origin recognition complex subunit 1 isoform X2 — protein sequence MRNGYFTRLKAKRDYSWVGYEAYDRKLHYKFYKSICVTSSGSNVKVQVNVGDFVFVEGHDDDNPYIAKLIKLCRDVSPEDAETNSHAMVQWFIRLSEIPISKRKLLGREPAAQEIFWFDDPPRDISVRSILGPVQVVALAPEEAIPSGQKDERTFYVKLSWDNKNFHPLAPELLAEMKKPRETSPPRNASPRGAGARRASTAERGIGRIESRHSISKSCPSREIRASRIPSSSTPPRARKRLDLSSPQRTPCKSPCTRPKSTQPKLPNSPCSFSGPTKRKMAFPETPSPCKKSRANGGIQALPAAPIEEIRIGPLRTSVEASPSMLLKPKSRRVKKTEEDQTNSPPRHRKQFLKSWRKTKEYLSTLGNYRCVSEDEDEYIVEEESSDSDYSTDEEETSTPHKLQKRQNITVVAQHSTRKSSVKTTPSKTPSKTPSKTPSKTPSKTRCKTPSKTPSKTPSKTPSKTPSKTRCKTPSKTPELRTPQIRRRKQKAQKPTNTLEEAQMRLHVSFVPESLPCREQEFQDIYSFVESKLLDRTGGCMYISGVPGTGKTAIVHEVVRCLQQAAHKEELPSFHYVEVNGMKLTEPHQAYVQILQKLTGQKATASHAAELLQRRFSRPAPSQETTVLLVDELDLLWTPKQDVLYNLFDWPTQRSARLVVLAIANTMDLPERMLMNRVASRLGLTRMSFQPYTYKQLQQIVVSRLEGVKALEEDAIQLVSRKVAALSGDARRCLDICRRATEICEFSSQKPDSLGLVKVAHILQAVEEMFSSSYIMAIRNASILEQGFLRAILAEFHRSGLEEATLQQVYHQHVALCRIEGLPHPTVSETMAVCSRLGSCRLLLVEPSRNDLLLRVRLNVSQDDVLYALKEE from the exons ATGAGGAACGGCTACTTCACCAGGCTAAAGGCCAAACGAGATTATTCGTGGGTTGGCTATGAGGCCTACGACAGGAAACTTCACTACAAATTCTACAA AAGTATTTGTGTGACATCTTCAGGCAGCAACGTCAAAGTCCAGGTCAATGTAGGGGACTTCGTGTTTGTGGAAGGGCATGACGATGACAACCCATATATCGCTAAGCTGATCAAGCTTTGCAGGGATG TCTCTCCTGAAGATGCTGAGACCAACTCACATGCCATGGTCCAGTGGTTTATTCGCTTGAGTGAGATCCCCATCAGCAAGCGCAAGCTGCTGGGCCGAGAGCCTGCGGCCCAGGAGATATTCTGGTTTGACGACCCTCCCAGGGACATCAGTGTTAGGAGTATCCTTGGTCCAGTTCAG GTGGTGGCTCTGGCCCCAGAGGAGGCAATACCGTCGGGGCAGAAAGATGAACGGACGTTCTATGTGAAACTGTCCTGGGACAATAAGAATTTCCACCCCTTGGCCCCAGAGCTGCTCGCTGAGATGAAGAAGCCACGTGAGACGAGCCCTCCACGCAATGCCTCTCCCAGGGGGGCAGGAGCCAGGCGTGCCAGCACTGCGGAGCGGGGAATTGGACGGATAGAGTCACGGCATTCCATCTCCAAGTCCTGTCCCTCGCGAGAAATACGAGCTAGCCGGATCCCCAGTTCTTCCACCCCTCCCCGGGCTAGAAAGCGGCTGGACCTTAGCA GCCCCCAGAGGACACCCTGCAAGTCTCCCTGCACCAGGCCCAAGTCCACCCAGCCTAAGCTTCCAAATAGTCCCTGTAGCTTTTCAGGACCAACTAAACGGAAAATGGCCTTCCCTGAGACCCCTTCGCCTTGTAAGAAGTCTCGGGCCAATGGTGGAATTCAAGCCCTTCCTGCAGCTCCAATAGAGGAGATAAGAATCGGTCCTCTACGAACAAGTGTGGAGGCAAGCCCTTCCATGCTCTTGAAGCCAAAAAG CAGGAGAGTCAAAAAGACTGAGGAGGACCAGACCAATAGCCCACCAAGGCACAGGAAACAGTTTCTCAAGTCCTGGAGAAAAACTAAAGAGTATTTAAG TACATTAGGGAACTACAGATGTGTCTCCGAAGATGAAGATGAATACATAGTGGAAGAAGAAAGCTCTGACTCTGACTATAGCACCGATGAGGAGGAGACTTCCACACCCCACAAACTCCAGAAAAGACAGAACATCACGGTTGTTGCCCAACACTCAACCCGAAAGTCTTCTGTCAAGACCACTCCTTCCAAGACCCCTTCCAAGACTCCTTCCAAGACCCCTTCCAAGACCCCCTCCAAGACACGTTGCAAGACTccctctaagaccccttccaagACTCCCTCCAAGACCCCTTCCAAGACTCCCTCCAAGACACGTTGCAAGACTCCTTCAAAAACA CCAGAGCTCCGAACCCCCCAGATCCGCAGGCGCAAACAGAAGGCCCAGAAACCCACCAACACACTTGAAGAGGCGCAGATGAG GCTGCATGTCTCTTTTGTGCCTGAGTCTCTGCCTTGCAGGGAGCAGGAGTTCCAAGACATCTACAGTTTTGTGGAAAGCAAACTTCTGGACAGGACCGGAGG GTGCATGTACATCTCCGGGGTCCCTGGCACGGGGAAGACGGCCATCGTGCATGAGGTGGTTCGTTGCCTGCAGCAGGCTGCCCACAAAGAGGAGCTGCCCTCCTTCCACTACGTGGAGGTCAATGGCATGAAACTGACCGAGCCCCATCAGGCCTATGTGCAAATCCTGCAG AAACTGACCGGTCAAAAGGCCACAGCCAGCCATGCCGCCGAGCTTCTGCAGAGGCGATTCAGCCGGCCCGCACCCAGCCAGGAGACCACCGTGCTGCTCGTGGACGAG CTGGACCTCCTGTGGACCCCCAAACAGGACGTGCTGTACAACCTGTTTGACTGGCCCACTCAGCGCAGCGCCCGGCTCGTCGTCCTGGCCATCGCCAACACGATGGACCTGCCCGAAAGGATGCTGATGAACCGCGTGGCCAGCCGCCTG GGCCTCACCAGGATGTCCTTCCAGCCTTACACCTATAAACAGCTCCAGCAGATCGTCGTGTCCCGCCTGGAAGGCGTGAAGGCCTTGGAGGAGGACGCCATCCAGCTGGTGTCCAGGAAG GTGGCGGCCCTGTCCGGCGATGCCCGGCGCTGCCTGGACATCTGCAGGCGAGCCACAGAGATCTGTGAATTCTCCAGCCAAAAGCCAGATTCCTTGGGCCTGGTCAAGGTGGCCCACATCCTACAGGCGGTGGAAGAAATGTTTTCCTCCTCTTACATCATGGCCATCAG GAATGCCTCCATCCTGGAGCAGGGCTTCCTGAGAGCCATCCTTGCAGAATTCCACCGGTCAGGACTAGAAGAAGCGACACTTCAGCAG GTCTACCATCAGCACGTGGCCTTGTGCAGAATCGAGGGTCTGCCGCACCCCACAGTGTCCGAGACCATGGCTGTGTGCTCGCGCCTGGGCTCCTGCCGCCTCCTGCTAGTGGAACCCAGCAGAAATGACTTGTTACTGCGCGTACGCTTGAACGTCAGCCAGGACGATGTGCTCTACGCACTGAAAGAAGAATGA